A genomic region of Rhizobium sp. NXC24 contains the following coding sequences:
- a CDS encoding RNA polymerase sigma factor, which produces MNETIDEIYRSQSRRVFATLIRLLGDFDRAEEALHDAFAAAAQQWTEETLPANPYAWLVSTGRFRAIDHIRRRARFDASQADIVDSLYPEGEMLEIAESEEIEDDMLRLIFTCCHPLIPAEAQMAMALREVCGLTTEEIAHAFLISAPTIAQRIVRAKNRIRTARIPYEVPAKTELPERLAQVLHVIYLVFNEGYSASSGTTIIRADLAAEAIRLGRLLLKLLPDPEVAGLLAMMLLQDSRRLARASASGDLILLADQDRRLWDHRRIREGLAFAAEAMAGESVGSYALQAAIAAEHARAATTERTDWRRIVALYDLLLVAHPSPVIELNRAVAVSMCDGPAAALDIVNGLLSEDRLARYHLAHAAKADFLRQLNRKDEARRSYEMALSFCHQAPEQAFLRKRLAELGDRTER; this is translated from the coding sequence ACCGGGCGGAAGAGGCCCTTCACGATGCCTTTGCGGCAGCGGCACAACAATGGACGGAAGAGACGTTGCCGGCCAATCCCTATGCCTGGCTGGTTTCGACCGGCCGCTTTCGAGCGATCGACCACATCCGGCGGCGAGCGCGCTTCGATGCCTCACAGGCCGACATCGTCGACAGCCTGTATCCGGAGGGCGAAATGCTCGAGATAGCCGAAAGCGAAGAGATCGAAGACGATATGCTCAGGCTGATTTTCACCTGTTGCCATCCGCTCATCCCGGCGGAAGCGCAGATGGCGATGGCGCTGCGCGAGGTCTGCGGTCTGACGACGGAAGAGATCGCCCATGCTTTCCTCATTTCCGCGCCGACGATTGCCCAGCGTATCGTTCGCGCCAAGAACCGCATTCGCACAGCCCGAATTCCCTATGAAGTTCCGGCAAAGACGGAGCTGCCGGAGCGGTTGGCGCAGGTGTTGCATGTCATCTATCTCGTCTTCAACGAAGGCTATTCCGCCTCGTCTGGCACAACAATCATCCGCGCCGACCTTGCCGCCGAAGCCATCCGTCTCGGTCGCCTGCTCCTAAAGCTCCTGCCAGATCCGGAGGTTGCCGGATTGCTGGCGATGATGCTCCTGCAGGATTCGCGGCGGCTCGCACGGGCGAGCGCTTCCGGCGATCTCATCCTGCTGGCGGATCAGGATCGCAGGCTCTGGGACCACAGGAGAATCCGAGAGGGACTGGCCTTTGCGGCCGAGGCGATGGCGGGCGAAAGCGTCGGCAGCTATGCGCTGCAGGCTGCAATTGCCGCCGAGCATGCACGCGCGGCAACCACGGAGCGGACGGACTGGCGGCGGATCGTGGCGCTTTACGATCTGCTGCTGGTGGCGCATCCGTCGCCCGTGATCGAACTCAATCGGGCAGTCGCGGTTTCAATGTGCGATGGGCCGGCGGCCGCGCTTGATATCGTCAATGGCCTGCTGAGCGAAGACCGGTTGGCCCGATATCATCTGGCCCATGCGGCGAAGGCCGATTTTCTGCGCCAACTCAACCGCAAAGACGAAGCGCGACGGTCCTACGAGATGGCGCTTTCGTTTTGCCATCAGGCGCCCGAACAGGCGTTCCTGCGCAAGCGGCTGGCGGAGCTTGGCGACAGAACCGAACGATAG
- a CDS encoding lysylphosphatidylglycerol synthase domain-containing protein, translated as MKTPMVASRQNWFIRNRMTLLTLAVVLAYAAFIEWFWGWSSILAQWGNVGALPILLAMALLTSTYFLRTWRIYDYFPKETGGHFTALFRVTQVHNLLNIMMPFRTGETSFPVLMRSEFGIPLARGTSALLVMRLLDLHALLAAAGVGLVLASPYHALAWVLWLAFLLVPVAVFVLRRPLIKFAGKALPKKAQGLVHELERGLPANGTAFARAWLTTVVNWLVKVVVLAWALRLMNVTPLSASFGGAVGGELSSVLPVHAPGGVGTYPAGITAGAIAFGAPGQKAALDNLAQASISAHLLIVVSALTGTALALLISRKRHG; from the coding sequence ATGAAGACTCCGATGGTTGCCAGCCGACAGAACTGGTTTATTCGCAACCGCATGACGCTGCTGACATTGGCCGTCGTCCTCGCCTATGCCGCCTTTATCGAGTGGTTCTGGGGCTGGAGTTCGATCCTGGCGCAATGGGGCAATGTGGGTGCCCTGCCCATTCTTCTGGCAATGGCGCTCCTGACCAGCACCTACTTCCTTCGCACCTGGCGCATCTACGATTATTTCCCGAAGGAGACCGGCGGTCATTTTACCGCACTCTTCCGTGTGACGCAGGTCCATAATCTCCTCAACATCATGATGCCCTTCCGCACCGGCGAAACCAGCTTTCCAGTGCTGATGCGCTCCGAATTCGGCATTCCGCTGGCGCGCGGCACCTCGGCGCTGCTCGTCATGCGGCTGCTCGACCTGCATGCGTTGCTTGCCGCAGCAGGTGTCGGCCTGGTGCTCGCTTCGCCCTATCATGCTCTCGCCTGGGTTCTATGGCTTGCTTTCCTGCTTGTACCGGTCGCCGTTTTTGTCCTGCGCCGCCCGCTGATCAAATTCGCCGGCAAGGCATTGCCGAAGAAGGCGCAGGGACTGGTGCATGAACTGGAACGCGGCCTGCCGGCTAATGGCACTGCCTTTGCCCGCGCCTGGCTGACAACGGTCGTCAATTGGCTGGTGAAGGTCGTGGTGCTCGCCTGGGCGCTCCGCCTGATGAATGTCACACCGCTGTCGGCGAGTTTCGGTGGTGCCGTAGGGGGCGAGCTTTCCTCTGTGCTGCCGGTGCATGCGCCCGGCGGTGTCGGCACCTATCCGGCCGGTATCACCGCCGGCGCGATCGCTTTCGGAGCTCCCGGACAAAAGGCCGCGCTCGACAATCTGGCCCAGGCAAGCATCAGCGCGCATCTCCTGATCGTCGTTTCGGCTCTGACCGGGACGGCACTCGCCTTGCTGATCTCAAGGAAGCGCCACGGATAG